In Phycisphaerae bacterium RAS1, the DNA window GGCACCGTTGGATTGGCTTCGTATTCCTTGCGGGCGGTCTCGACCAGCGTCGCGTAGGTGCTCTCGCCCTGCTTGACGCGCTCGGCGTCGTGAAGCTGCCGCTGTGAGTCGCCGTCCTGAAGAGATTCGCGGAACGTGTCGTCCTTGTCGTACTTGCCGCGCGAGATCGTCAGCTTGCCCGACAGGTCGCGCTGCTCATTGCGCAGGTCCTCGTCGCCCGGCGTGCGCGCCACCTGAAAGTCGATCGATTGCACCGCCTGCTCGAGCAGCCAGGTCTTGAGGTCCGGCCGGCCGGTCGCGTCGGCCTTGTCCGCCGCCAGGATCAGGCACTCGCGAAACGCCTTGAACCGGCTGCGGTCCGGCTTCTTGTCTTTCTTCATCGAGGACAGCGCCAGCGGCGCGACCCACTTGGTCGTCTCGACGTACCCGCCCTTGGCCGCGTTGCGCAGCAGCGCGTCGATGAACTTGGCTTGATCCGGGTCCATCGACAGCAACTGCTCAGCGTTGAGCATCGCCTGCTTGGCGTCCTTGCCGCTGGTGGGCTTGCGGAAGGAGTCCATCATGCCCGGCTTCTTGCCGCCGGCCTGCATCCTCTGCACGGCCAGCGACCGGAGCGGCATGTGCGCCTCTTCCACGGCTTCGGGCCAGGTGGACAGACCGGTGATGTAGCACTCGATGGCGTAGTCGTATTCGCGGCGCTCGCGGCAGTCCATCGCCTTCTTGAACCACTGCCGC includes these proteins:
- a CDS encoding Tetratricopeptide repeat protein: MAEKTTPQPEGAGTFSEGDKSKARQWFKKAMDCRERREYDYAIECYITGLSTWPEAVEEAHMPLRSLAVQRMQAGGKKPGMMDSFRKPTSGKDAKQAMLNAEQLLSMDPDQAKFIDALLRNAAKGGYVETTKWVAPLALSSMKKDKKPDRSRFKAFRECLILAADKADATGRPDLKTWLLEQAVQSIDFQVARTPGDEDLRNEQRDLSGKLTISRGKYDKDDTFRESLQDGDSQRQLHDAERVKQGESTYATLVETARKEYEANPTVPGKINAYTDALLKSERDEEENLAVDVLMRTFEQTRNYSFKLKADDIRLRQMKRRISALKEKAAAGGADADRASLKAASHDYLHAEHEIIRERVAQYPTDLRLKYRLGQVLFSMGQFDETIPILQAAQAEPKYRVRCQLLMGCAFFEKKQFSPATEVLADALASYELTDETTKQLLYWLGRAHEANGKNDDAKAVYGRLLLIDYNYRNGEVRKRSEALG